The following coding sequences lie in one Pseudomonas syringae CC1557 genomic window:
- a CDS encoding fimbrial protein, which translates to MNPLVASRWLSFFLLPLMLAPTSGFALVCVTQNSGATEIHDSLNSTVAIPASLLDGEVVWRSEPLNIQVECARDSQQSGEEEVFLYLNPDNQVIGQGIRSGLTLDAGDHLQSSGRISTGHFLPVCRESEARLEMCPKIRFNLGLSVFIQKSGATPPSGVASHLTDYRFFQLGGSTGPDRLPGRSLSYVINNLGGLRFVACDAELQVIPETVDFGDVDIQQVMVGKALATQPFSLSTSRSCDSPYSIDARFRPVTGSVSGELLVPSNNDSVGIRIISGITGNPLQYNEPFHLADLLGETHAARADFNAELVWNNARPKPGPFEAEIMVDLFYK; encoded by the coding sequence ATGAACCCTCTAGTTGCCAGCCGCTGGCTGTCATTCTTTTTATTGCCGCTGATGCTCGCTCCGACGTCTGGTTTTGCGCTGGTCTGTGTCACCCAGAATTCCGGTGCGACCGAGATTCACGATAGCCTGAACAGCACGGTGGCGATTCCTGCCTCGCTCCTCGACGGCGAGGTGGTGTGGCGTTCCGAACCTCTTAACATTCAGGTGGAGTGCGCCAGAGATAGCCAGCAGTCGGGCGAGGAGGAGGTGTTCCTTTACCTGAATCCTGACAACCAAGTGATCGGCCAGGGCATCCGTTCCGGGTTGACGCTAGACGCAGGCGATCATCTGCAAAGCAGCGGGAGAATAAGCACCGGACACTTTTTACCGGTATGTCGAGAAAGTGAAGCCCGTCTCGAAATGTGCCCAAAAATACGCTTTAACCTGGGGCTCTCCGTGTTCATCCAGAAGTCCGGCGCTACGCCGCCATCTGGCGTGGCAAGTCATCTGACCGATTACCGTTTCTTTCAACTGGGCGGCTCGACAGGGCCAGACCGGTTGCCGGGTCGTAGCCTGAGTTATGTCATCAACAACCTTGGCGGACTGCGTTTCGTCGCTTGCGATGCGGAGCTGCAAGTTATCCCTGAAACCGTGGATTTTGGCGACGTGGATATTCAGCAGGTTATGGTCGGCAAGGCGCTCGCCACGCAGCCATTTTCGCTTTCGACCAGCCGCAGCTGTGATTCGCCATACAGCATCGATGCCCGATTCCGGCCTGTGACAGGCAGCGTATCTGGCGAACTGCTAGTGCCTTCGAACAATGACTCGGTGGGCATCCGAATTATCAGCGGGATCACTGGCAATCCGCTGCAGTACAACGAACCGTTCCATCTGGCCGACCTGCTGGGAGAGACTCATGCGGCGCGCGCTGACTTCAACGCCGAACTGGTCTGGAACAACGCCCGGCCGAAGCCGGGGCCCTTCGAAGCCGAGATCATGGTCGATCTGTTCTATAAATGA
- a CDS encoding YkgJ family cysteine cluster protein translates to MNIQFSCVGCGGCCTDHHVPLTLLEARQWAADGGNVIVLTEAFLGNGYGVPVEQLTHATRRSTEVSSGSTTAYVAITFAAYNVGRCRNLGEQNLCRIYERRPLVCRIYPMEINPHIPLRPENKGCPPESWEQGPEMIVSDRLVDTQLLSLIEQSRQADRDEIVTKQLICQKLGMRTTALKGNGFVAYLPDMNAFAAAIEQVTMEDDVFFESAGWEFHVAGQSALSTLRDEGAEVTDRQPESYLFIPLQAA, encoded by the coding sequence ATGAATATTCAGTTTTCCTGCGTAGGTTGCGGCGGTTGCTGTACCGATCACCATGTTCCTCTCACCCTGCTTGAAGCCCGGCAGTGGGCGGCGGACGGCGGCAATGTGATTGTCCTGACCGAGGCTTTTCTAGGTAATGGCTACGGGGTTCCCGTTGAACAATTGACCCACGCCACACGGCGCTCGACGGAAGTGAGCAGTGGCAGTACGACGGCTTACGTGGCGATAACCTTCGCGGCTTACAACGTCGGACGCTGCCGGAATCTTGGCGAGCAGAACCTTTGCCGTATCTACGAGCGCCGACCGTTGGTGTGCCGCATCTATCCGATGGAGATCAACCCGCACATCCCGCTGCGTCCGGAAAACAAAGGCTGCCCGCCGGAATCCTGGGAGCAGGGCCCCGAGATGATTGTCAGCGACCGGCTGGTCGATACCCAGTTGCTAAGTCTGATAGAGCAGTCCCGGCAGGCCGACCGGGATGAGATCGTGACCAAACAATTGATCTGCCAGAAACTGGGCATGCGCACCACTGCCCTCAAGGGCAATGGCTTTGTAGCTTATTTGCCGGACATGAACGCGTTTGCGGCGGCCATCGAGCAGGTGACGATGGAAGATGACGTGTTCTTCGAAAGCGCAGGCTGGGAATTCCATGTCGCCGGGCAGTCAGCGTTGAGCACCTTGCGAGACGAAGGTGCCGAGGTGACCGACCGCCAGCCGGAATCCTATCTTTTCATTCCGCTACAGGCTGCCTGA
- a CDS encoding fimbrial biogenesis chaperone, with the protein MSVVTGWRVMVLSLLFTGSASVNGAIALTGTRLIFDGQYREVSIEVRNPGKTETLFQAWLSDPHDGDSTTPDQRRSLPFVVTPPLARLAVNGRQTLRILYHGSGMPQAQESLLHLYVLEVPRHQKGHRQLNIAVRQRINVFYRPAGLDGDPAEAAGQLLWQLVHGDPKGVKLKISNPTPYYSALSAVLLDGIQLGNDRLLAPGDEFELVLTRQISPFTQHQLSYSALTDYGGRRGYCARLNGQEVVKGHLLENNSLQDKC; encoded by the coding sequence ATGAGTGTCGTCACTGGCTGGCGCGTGATGGTGCTGTCGCTGCTTTTCACCGGCAGTGCGAGCGTGAATGGGGCCATTGCCCTGACCGGGACGCGGTTAATCTTTGACGGCCAGTACCGCGAAGTCAGCATCGAGGTGCGTAACCCGGGCAAGACTGAGACGCTGTTCCAGGCCTGGCTCAGCGATCCACACGATGGCGATAGTACGACCCCTGATCAACGCAGATCACTACCGTTTGTAGTGACGCCGCCTTTGGCACGCCTGGCGGTCAATGGCAGGCAAACGTTACGCATTCTTTATCACGGCTCCGGCATGCCGCAGGCACAAGAGTCATTGCTGCATCTTTACGTGCTGGAAGTGCCTCGCCACCAGAAGGGTCACCGTCAACTGAATATCGCCGTGCGTCAGCGTATCAATGTGTTCTATCGGCCCGCAGGGCTCGACGGTGATCCGGCTGAAGCTGCCGGACAGTTGCTGTGGCAGCTGGTCCACGGCGATCCGAAGGGCGTCAAACTGAAAATCAGCAACCCCACGCCTTATTACAGCGCGCTGAGCGCCGTGCTTCTGGATGGTATTCAACTTGGAAATGACCGGTTGCTGGCGCCGGGTGATGAATTCGAACTGGTGCTAACCAGACAGATTTCGCCGTTCACGCAGCATCAGCTTTCGTACAGCGCACTGACTGACTATGGCGGACGGCGGGGATATTGCGCGCGATTAAACGGACAGGAGGTCGTCAAGGGCCATCTGTTGGAGAACAACTCTCTTCAGGACAAATGCTGA